From a single Helicoverpa armigera isolate CAAS_96S chromosome 7, ASM3070526v1, whole genome shotgun sequence genomic region:
- the LOC110380091 gene encoding glutamate receptor ionotropic, kainate 2 isoform X6 — MRGANAIFLILFFGHLSALPDTIRIGGLFHPEDEKQEVAFRYAVERVNADRAVLPRAKLLAQVETISPQDSFHASKRVCHLLRSGVAAIFGPQSAPAAAHVQSICDTMELPHLETRWDYRTRRESCLVNLYPHPAALSRAYVDLVRAWGWRSFTIVYENSDGLVRLQELLKAHGPSELPVAVRQLPDSHDYRPLLKQIKNSAESHIVLDCTTERIRDVLQQAQQIGMMSDYHSYLITSLDLHSVDLEEFKYGGTNITALRLLDPERADVQRVVRDWVYDEARKGRKLQLGHTTAKENMTFIKTETALMYDAVHLFAKALHDLDTSQQIDVRPLSCEAEDTWPHGYSLINYMKIVEMKGLTGVIKFDHQGFRSDFTLDIIELTRDGLQKAGTWNSSEGVNYTRSYGENQKQIVEILQNKTLIVTTILSSPYCMRREASEKLTGNAQFEGYAIDLIHEISKILGFNYTFKLAPDGRYGSYNRETKEWDGMIRELLEQRADLAIADLTITYDREQVVDFTMPFMNLGISVLYRKPIKQPPNLFSFLSPLSLDVWIYMATAYLGVSVLLFILARFSPYEWDSPRNCLDEPPVLENQFTLLNSLWFTIGSLMQQGSDIAPKAVSTRMVAGMWWFFTLIMISSYTANLAAFLTVERMDSPIESAEDLAKQTKIKYGALKGGSTAAFFRDSNFSTYQRMWSFMESARPSVFATSNKEGEERVVRGKGAYAYLMESTTIEYVVERNCDLTQVGGMLDSKGYGIAMPPSK; from the exons ATGAGAGGGGCGAACGCAATATTCCTTATTTTATTCTTCGGCCATCTATCTGCGCTGCCCGACACCATCCGAATAG GTGGTCTATTCCACCCCGAGGATGAGAAGCAAGAAGTCGCGTTTAGATACGCGGTGGAGCGAGTGAACGCCGATAGGGCAGTGCTACCGAGAGCCAAGCTGCTGGCTCAAGTGGAAACCATCTCGCCGCAAGACAGCTTTCATGCTTCTAAAAGAG taTGTCATCTATTACGAAGTGGGGTAGCAGCCATCTTTGGGCCCCAGTCGGCCCCAGCAGCAGCTCACGTCCAGTCAATATGTGACACTATGGAACTGCCTCATTTGGAGACACGGTGGGACTATCGGACGAGGAGAGAGTCCTGTCTAGTCAATCTTTACCCACACCCAGCGGCGCTGAGCAGA gcGTACGTGGACTTAGTGCGAGCGTGGGGTTGGAGATCGTTCACCATAGTTTACGAGAACAGTGACGGCTTAGTCCGTCTTCAAGAATTGCTCAAAGCCCATGGGCCCTCCGAACTGCCTGTTGCTGTTAGACAATTGCCAGATTCACATGATTACAG GCCACTTCTGAAGCAAATAAAGAATTCGGCCGAGTCACATATTGTGTTAGACTGTACTACGGAGAGGATACGAGATGTGCTCCAACAAGCACAGCAAATAGGAATGATGTCTGACTACCATAGTTACTTAATCACTTCTTTG GACCTCCACAGCGTAGATTTAGAAGAATTCAAATATGGCGGCACAAACATTACAGCTTTAAGATTGCTTGACCCTGAGCGTGCTGATGTCCAAAGAGTCGTAAGGGATTGGGTTTACGACGAAGCCCGAAAAGGACGTAAACTCCAACTGGGACACACGACGGCTAAG gaGAACATGACCTTTATTAAG ACGGAAACGGCGCTTATGTACGATGCGGTACATTTATTCGCAAAGGCCTTACATGATCTGGATACGTCACAACAAATTGACGTGAGGCCTCTTTCGTGCGAAGCCGAAGACACGTGGCCCCATGGGTACAGCCTCATCAATTACATGAAAATC GTCGAAATGAAAGGTTTAACTGGAGTGATAAAGTTTGACCATCAAGGATTCCGAAGCGATTTCACTCTAGATATAATTGAATTAACGAGGGACGGCCTGCAAAAAGCTGGAACTTGGAATTCTTCAGAAGGCGTCAATTATACGCGCTCCTACGGCGAGAACCAGAAACAGATAGTGGAAATACTGCAGAACAAAACGCTCATCGTTACAACCATTTtg AGCTCACCATATTGTATGAGGCGAGAGGCCAGCGAGAAGCTCACGGGCAACGCACAATTCGAGGGTTACGCCATTGATCTAATTCACGAGATATCTAAAATTCTGGGCTTCAATTATACATTCAAGCTGGCGCCTGACGGTCGATACGGGTCGTACAACCGTGAGACTAAAGAGTGGGACGGCATGATAAGGGAATTGTTGGAGCAGCGAGCCGACCTAGCCATCGCTGATCTCACCATTACATACGACAG AGAGCAAGTGGTTGACTTCACAATGCCGTTCATGAATCTCGGCATTTCCGTGCTCTACCGCAAGCCCATTAAGCAACCGCCGAACTTGTTCTCCTTCCTATCGCCGCTTTCCCTCGACGTGTGGATTTATATGGCCACCGCGTATCTCGGCGTGTCAGTACTTCTCTTCATATTGGCGAG GTTCAGCCCGTACGAGTGGGACTCACCCAGGAACTGCCTAGACGAGCCGCCGGTGCTGGAGAATCAGTTCACTCTCTTGAACTCGCTGTGGTTCACTATCGGCTCCTTGATGCAGCAAGGTTCGGATATCGCGCCGAA AGCGGTATCGACCCGCATGGTAGCGGGGATGTGGTGGTTCTTCACTCTGATCATGATATCTTCGTACACGGCCAACTTAGCGGCCTTCCTCACTGTGGAACGAATGGACTCGCCCATTGAGAGTGCTGAGGATCTAGCCAAACAGACCAAGATTAAGTACGGTGCCCTAAAAGGAGGTTCTACTGCCGCGTTTTTCAGG GACTCAAACTTCTCCACATACCAACGAATGTGGTCTTTCATGGAGTCAGCCCGGCCATCAGTCTTCGCTACAAGTAACAAGGAGGGGGAAGAGAGAGTTGTTCGAGGAAAAGGAGCTTATGCTTACCTTATGGAGTCTACCACCATCGAGTATGTGGTGGAGAGGAACTGTGACCTAACGCAAGTGGGAGGGATGCTCGATTCTAAGGGCTATGGAATTGCTATGCCTCCAAGTAAGTGA
- the LOC110380091 gene encoding glutamate receptor ionotropic, kainate 2 isoform X5: protein MRGANAIFLILFFGHLSALPDTIRIGGLFHPEDEKQEVAFRYAVERVNADRAVLPRAKLLAQVETISPQDSFHASKRVCHLLRSGVAAIFGPQSAPAAAHVQSICDTMELPHLETRWDYRTRRESCLVNLYPHPAALSRAYVDLVRAWGWRSFTIVYENSDGLVRLQELLKAHGPSELPVAVRQLPDSHDYRPLLKQIKNSAESHIVLDCTTERIRDVLQQAQQIGMMSDYHSYLITSLDLHSVDLEEFKYGGTNITALRLLDPERADVQRVVRDWVYDEARKGRKLQLGHTTAKENMTFIKTETALMYDAVHLFAKALHDLDTSQQIDVRPLSCEAEDTWPHGYSLINYMKIVEMKGLTGVIKFDHQGFRSDFTLDIIELTRDGLQKAGTWNSSEGVNYTRSYGENQKQIVEILQNKTLIVTTILSSPYCMRREASEKLTGNAQFEGYAIDLIHEISKILGFNYTFKLAPDGRYGSYNRETKEWDGMIRELLEQRADLAIADLTITYDREQVVDFTMPFMNLGISVLYRKPIKQPPNLFSFLSPLSLDVWIYMATAYLGVSVLLFILARFSPYEWDSPRNCLDEPPVLENQFTLLNSLWFTIGSLMQQGSDIAPKAVSTRMVAGMWWFFTLIMISSYTANLAAFLTVERMDSPIESAEDLAKQTKIKYGALKGGSTAAFFRDSNFSTYQRMWSFMESARPSVFATSNKEGEERVVRGKGAYAYLMESTTIEYVVERNCDLTQVGGMLDSKGYGIAMPPNSPYRTAISGAVLKLQEEGKLHILKTKWWKEKRGGGSCRDETSKSSSTANELGLANVGGVFVVLMGGMGVACVIAVCEFVWKSRKVAVDERVYF, encoded by the exons ATGAGAGGGGCGAACGCAATATTCCTTATTTTATTCTTCGGCCATCTATCTGCGCTGCCCGACACCATCCGAATAG GTGGTCTATTCCACCCCGAGGATGAGAAGCAAGAAGTCGCGTTTAGATACGCGGTGGAGCGAGTGAACGCCGATAGGGCAGTGCTACCGAGAGCCAAGCTGCTGGCTCAAGTGGAAACCATCTCGCCGCAAGACAGCTTTCATGCTTCTAAAAGAG taTGTCATCTATTACGAAGTGGGGTAGCAGCCATCTTTGGGCCCCAGTCGGCCCCAGCAGCAGCTCACGTCCAGTCAATATGTGACACTATGGAACTGCCTCATTTGGAGACACGGTGGGACTATCGGACGAGGAGAGAGTCCTGTCTAGTCAATCTTTACCCACACCCAGCGGCGCTGAGCAGA gcGTACGTGGACTTAGTGCGAGCGTGGGGTTGGAGATCGTTCACCATAGTTTACGAGAACAGTGACGGCTTAGTCCGTCTTCAAGAATTGCTCAAAGCCCATGGGCCCTCCGAACTGCCTGTTGCTGTTAGACAATTGCCAGATTCACATGATTACAG GCCACTTCTGAAGCAAATAAAGAATTCGGCCGAGTCACATATTGTGTTAGACTGTACTACGGAGAGGATACGAGATGTGCTCCAACAAGCACAGCAAATAGGAATGATGTCTGACTACCATAGTTACTTAATCACTTCTTTG GACCTCCACAGCGTAGATTTAGAAGAATTCAAATATGGCGGCACAAACATTACAGCTTTAAGATTGCTTGACCCTGAGCGTGCTGATGTCCAAAGAGTCGTAAGGGATTGGGTTTACGACGAAGCCCGAAAAGGACGTAAACTCCAACTGGGACACACGACGGCTAAG gaGAACATGACCTTTATTAAG ACGGAAACGGCGCTTATGTACGATGCGGTACATTTATTCGCAAAGGCCTTACATGATCTGGATACGTCACAACAAATTGACGTGAGGCCTCTTTCGTGCGAAGCCGAAGACACGTGGCCCCATGGGTACAGCCTCATCAATTACATGAAAATC GTCGAAATGAAAGGTTTAACTGGAGTGATAAAGTTTGACCATCAAGGATTCCGAAGCGATTTCACTCTAGATATAATTGAATTAACGAGGGACGGCCTGCAAAAAGCTGGAACTTGGAATTCTTCAGAAGGCGTCAATTATACGCGCTCCTACGGCGAGAACCAGAAACAGATAGTGGAAATACTGCAGAACAAAACGCTCATCGTTACAACCATTTtg AGCTCACCATATTGTATGAGGCGAGAGGCCAGCGAGAAGCTCACGGGCAACGCACAATTCGAGGGTTACGCCATTGATCTAATTCACGAGATATCTAAAATTCTGGGCTTCAATTATACATTCAAGCTGGCGCCTGACGGTCGATACGGGTCGTACAACCGTGAGACTAAAGAGTGGGACGGCATGATAAGGGAATTGTTGGAGCAGCGAGCCGACCTAGCCATCGCTGATCTCACCATTACATACGACAG AGAGCAAGTGGTTGACTTCACAATGCCGTTCATGAATCTCGGCATTTCCGTGCTCTACCGCAAGCCCATTAAGCAACCGCCGAACTTGTTCTCCTTCCTATCGCCGCTTTCCCTCGACGTGTGGATTTATATGGCCACCGCGTATCTCGGCGTGTCAGTACTTCTCTTCATATTGGCGAG GTTCAGCCCGTACGAGTGGGACTCACCCAGGAACTGCCTAGACGAGCCGCCGGTGCTGGAGAATCAGTTCACTCTCTTGAACTCGCTGTGGTTCACTATCGGCTCCTTGATGCAGCAAGGTTCGGATATCGCGCCGAA AGCGGTATCGACCCGCATGGTAGCGGGGATGTGGTGGTTCTTCACTCTGATCATGATATCTTCGTACACGGCCAACTTAGCGGCCTTCCTCACTGTGGAACGAATGGACTCGCCCATTGAGAGTGCTGAGGATCTAGCCAAACAGACCAAGATTAAGTACGGTGCCCTAAAAGGAGGTTCTACTGCCGCGTTTTTCAGG GACTCAAACTTCTCCACATACCAACGAATGTGGTCTTTCATGGAGTCAGCCCGGCCATCAGTCTTCGCTACAAGTAACAAGGAGGGGGAAGAGAGAGTTGTTCGAGGAAAAGGAGCTTATGCTTACCTTATGGAGTCTACCACCATCGAGTATGTGGTGGAGAGGAACTGTGACCTAACGCAAGTGGGAGGGATGCTCGATTCTAAGGGCTATGGAATTGCTATGCCTCCAA ACTCACCGTACCGTACGGCCATAAGCGGGGCCGTTCTCAAACTGCAAGAGGAAGGAAAATTGCACATTCTGAAAACAAAATGGTGGAAAGAGAAACGTGGCGGAGGGTCTTGTAGG GACGAAACATCGAAATCATCATCGACGGCGAACGAGCTCGGTTTGGCGAACGTCGGCGGCGTGTTCGTCGTACTAATGGGCGGAATGGGGGTCGCGTGCGTCATCGCCGTCTGCGAATTCGTCTGGAAGTCGCGCAAAGTCGCCGTTGACGAACGC gtttatttttaa